In the Sandaracinus amylolyticus genome, CGCGCAGCAGACGCCCTCGTGGTGCAACATCCAGCCGTGGCGCGTGTGGCTCGCGTCGGGCGAGGCGCGCGTGCGGCTCGTGTCGGGGCTGGTCGAGGCCGCGAAGACGCGCATGCCCGAGCCCGACGTCGCGCACCCGGGCGAGTACCCCGAGCCCTACGGCACGCACCGCAGGCAGTGCGGCAAGGCGCTCTACGAGGCGATGGGCGTCGCGCGCGACGACGGGGTCGGGCGCCAGGGCGCGTGGATGCGGAACTTCGTCGCGTTCGACGCGCCGCACGTCGCGATCGTCGGGATCGATCGCCGCTTCGGGCTCTACGCCGCGCTCGACGTGGGCTGCTGGCTGCAGTCGGTGCTCCTGCTCGCGACGTCCGAGGGCGTCTCGACGTGCGCGCAGGCCGCGCTCGCGACGTACCCCGACGTCGCGCGCAAGGAGCTCGGAGTCGGCGACGACGTGCAGATCCTCTTCGGGATCGCGATGGGCTACGAGGACGAGCAGGCGGCTGCGAACGCGTGCCGCACCACGCGCGCCCCGCTCGATGCGAACGTCAGCTTCGTCGAGCGGTGATCACCAGCCGCCGAGCTCCATCACGTCCTCGACGTTCTCGTCGTCGAGCCATCCGCCGCGCGCGAGCTCGATCGCCTCGGTGACGCTCGTCGCGATGTAGACCTCGCGGTCGTCGTCGCTGCTCAGCGCGACGAGCCGGTCGCGCACGCCGTGGCGATCGAGCAGCACGTTCACCGCGCGCACGAGGCCGCGCACCGTGACCATCGTCGTGTGCCCGCGGCGTCGGCGCTCCTCGAGCTCGCGCAGATCGATCTCGTCGGTGTCGAGCGACTCCTCGTAGTCGTCGAGGAGCGCCACGAAGTGCTCGCCCGCGCGCAGCACGAGCGGCGCGTCCGCGCTCGAGCCGATGCGCTCCATCTTCACGGTGCCGAGC is a window encoding:
- a CDS encoding nitroreductase; amino-acid sequence: MQLDTALSLRRSVRAFLPRDVPRETLASIFARAQQTPSWCNIQPWRVWLASGEARVRLVSGLVEAAKTRMPEPDVAHPGEYPEPYGTHRRQCGKALYEAMGVARDDGVGRQGAWMRNFVAFDAPHVAIVGIDRRFGLYAALDVGCWLQSVLLLATSEGVSTCAQAALATYPDVARKELGVGDDVQILFGIAMGYEDEQAAANACRTTRAPLDANVSFVER